AAGTGAAAAGATTGCACGCGCGCGGCGATTTGCATCCCGCCCTGCCGTCCATGCGCGTTGTAGGCTACCGGCAGGCGTGGCGCTATTGCGCGGGCGAGGACGACCTTGCCGCCATGACCGAAAAAGCCATTACCGCCACGCGCCAACTGGCGAAACGGCAGCTCACCTGGTTGCGTGATGAGACCGACGCGCACTGGCTGGCGGCTGATCAGGAGGCAGCGGCGTTGACGGCAATGGCCGTGAAAATCCTGCGGCAGGAATTGGAGCCGGTTCAATAATATCAATGTGATGTCTGGTGTCCGCGGGCAGTTCTACGCCATGCAAAATACGGTGTATAATTAATATAATATATAGCGTGCATTGAGATAAGTCCTTGGCTGCGGAGAAAAAATATAGTCCCGGCGCGCCATAAAATCAGGGAAGATTCGGCGGCGCGGATAATAATAAGAAGGAGAACAACCCATGAGTAAAGGACAATCGTTGCAGGAACCCTTTTTAAACGCGCTACGCAAAGAGCATGTGCCGGTGTCGATTTATCTTGTCAATGGCATCAAATTGCAGGGGCAGATCGAATCCTTTGACCAGTTTGTCATCCTGTTGAAGAATTCCGTCAGCCAGATGGTCTACAAGCACGCGGTTTCGACCGTCGTCCCGGCGCGCAATGTCAAACTGCCGCGTTCCGATGAGGAACAGCCGCCGGCGCCGATGTGAGCCGATGACACCGGCCATAATCCCGTTGATGTGACACGGCGCTTTTCTTACAACGCCGGCGATTGCACCCCTTCCGATTCGCGCGGGTACTCGCCGCGCAGGAGTCATTCCTTCCTTGCTTGAACGTCCCCGCAGCGGCGAACGGGCCGTCCTGATTGGCCTTCGCCTGCGCGGCTCCCGGGCCGGCGACTCGTTGGCGGAATTCCGCGAGCTGGCGCGCTCCGCCGGAGTCGAGACGGTGGCCGAACTCGGCGGTTCGCGATCCAGTCCCGATCCGGCCTATTTCATCGGCCGCGGCAAGGTCGGGGAACTGTGCGACCTGATTCGGGCGCATCGGGCCGAGGTGGCGCTGTTCAATCACGCCCTGTCGCCCGCGCAGGAGCGCAACCTCGAAAAGGCCTTGCAATGCCGCGTCGTCGATCGCACCGGCGTGATTCTCGACATCTTTGCACAGCGCGCCCGCACCTTCGAG
The DNA window shown above is from Gammaproteobacteria bacterium and carries:
- the hfq gene encoding RNA chaperone Hfq, producing the protein MSKGQSLQEPFLNALRKEHVPVSIYLVNGIKLQGQIESFDQFVILLKNSVSQMVYKHAVSTVVPARNVKLPRSDEEQPPAPM